The Sporohalobacter salinus genomic interval CTTTAACCTTATTAACTATTTTATCGAAAAAACTTTTATCCTTTACTATTTTCACATCTGAATCTGAATTAGCCTCAGCTCCATAAGCTCCTCCTACAAATATTAGATTTAATAATACTATCACTATTAATACTGTAGAATATTTTATATATTTTTGCATTCCATCTCCTCCCTAACTAAATTAAATAATTTTATGTATAATACCACTAATAAAATACAAAACTTCTTCCTAACACATTAATAATACTATATAAATCTATATTTTCCTTCTTTTCATAAAAAAAGCACTCCCTTTTTAGGAAATGCCATATTAAATCTACTATTGATTTTTTGAGCTTCATTATATTAAAGATCTTAGCTATCTATTTATAGTCGATAACTTACTTTCTCTAAATAATTGATTATCAATCTTTTGATCATAGTCTATTTCATCTAAATAAAGAATAGTCTTACTTCCTTTTTGATAATTTTTCATTACTATTTGTTTAGCTATCCAGTAACCATTAACCTTCTTTATCTGTTTATTTGTTAAGACCTTATATAGCTTACTATTTTCATCATAAAATTTAATCTTAACTGGATACCAATTCTTTTTTGTTACCCACATCTTACCATAATTATATTCAATATCAGCATTAATTGGTATTATTTGTAATAAGTATTTTTGATTAGTCTCTTTTAATATAACCCCACGGTAATCCCGTTCATAGTTCTGCCTATTTAGAATAGCTAAATCATTATAAGTAAAATCTGTTTTCAAAAAGCTATTATTCTGCTGGCTATCAGAAATCTCCCTTAAGGAATCTAAAGCCGATAAATAAATATACATTTCTTTACTCGTACCCTCTTTACTCTTAGTCAAAAAAGTGGTTCCCTCTAAATCATCTGGAGCCAACAATTTAATTAATGATTTATCTATCTTTGCATTCTTGCTTATCCATTTTAATTCATATTCCAGTTTATCATCATTAGAATCATATAATTCCATTCTTGCCATTAACTTTAATGATTTAGCATCTCTCACTGTATAAATTTTAGTTAATATATCATCTCCAGTAAAGTTAGCCGCTGTAGTAAATGTCATAATTCCCACAAAAAAACTTACTAATATTAAAGAGATAATCAATCTTTTTTTCATATTTGTCACCTCCTTCATAATTAACTAACTACTTTCATTATAATTAATGACTGATATTTAATCAATGTATCATTAAAAAATAATGAATTAATTTCAGCACAATTTAACAAAAAGTTCCAACATGTTTTTACTTTATTAATTACATACTAATTTTTGGAGGTGATAAGATGACAAATAAGGAGAAAGATAATCAGGCTGAAATGAAAAATATTAATAATAATGACAAAAAAGATAATGAAAAAACTAGATTAGAAGAACTGAATAAAGAATTTGATGACAGAAACATGGAATCAATCTCTAAAGATGACGAAGATTTAAATGATGAAGAAATTGATAACATTGATCTAGGTGGATAAGTAATAGCTATGACATAGCTTAGAAAAGGTCGCCAATGATCTAAGCTTGTCGTTCAAGGCATTAACTATAATTACCAGTATAAAGTAAATTAGTTTAGCTTATTATATAAGTGAGATTGCTGGAGATATTCCATCCAACATATCCCATTGGGCCCCACCGTCTAATCCCATATTATAACGAAACCATCACCAATATTGGTGATGGTTTCGTTATAATTATTTATTTTTTAACAAAAATGGTTCTATAATTTCTAATTTACCAAAGTTATTATCCATAATTAATTCTACTCCAAAAATTCCATCTTCATTAAAGTCAAGATTGGCAGTAACTCCTATTCTGCTGGCAATTTCTAATGAAGAATCAAACAAAATAGTAAGCTGGTCTTTATACATTTCAACTTTTTCATTTTTAATATTCTCATACTTACTATTTAATAATGACAACTCATTATCCTCTCTTTTCAATTCATCAATATTAAAAATTTCAATCCCCAACCAATTATTATAAGAATCCAATAATAAATCTGATCTTAGGGCTGGAATGGTACTAATGTCTTTTCTATCGATATTTCGCAAATAAATATAAATTAAAACCGAATTATTACTTTTCTCATAGGTGATCTTCATTAAATTCCTCCTTACCTGCTACTAATTTGTTTTTATAAAAAGAAGTTTATCTAATCTTTTTGCCTTATTTCTTTTAAAATATCCGGAATTTCATCAAAATCATCTATCCAAATCGTCCTTATCTGAAATGATAACGCATCTTTTTCTTCAAAGTTTTCCATTATATTAGCTATATGATTTGTTACCTCTTCTAATTCTAAGTCAGCTTCTTTCTTTTCTCTTAATAGATCTTTATCCTGTTCTAATATTGATGAAATAGTTCTTTTTATTTTTTCTCTATCATAGTATTTTTTAATGATATAATGATATTTTCCCTTTTTTCCTTTTTGAATATTAGCAATATCTAATAATCTCCTTAAATTAGGATCAGTAAGTGAAATCCCAATAAATAAACAAGTCTTATCTCTAAACTTATTTATCTGTGTAATATTATTCCAACTATATATATCAGTGTAGTGTTGATGATATCTACTATCTGTTAAAGTGATCTTGCTTTCTTTATCCTCTTCTACAGGTGACAACCCATGCACGTGATATATAGGTAACCCATTGAAATGAGAAGCTTGACCTACGTCATATATAGACTTAAAAGATATATCTACTTGTAAATCAGAAAGATGTCTTTCTAATATATCATCATAATTATAAGTAATAATCGAATCTAAATTAGAAGACTTTCCTGAAGCTATACATAATTGAGCTATCTGTTTAATAGTTTCAGTCTCCATATTAGGATTAAAATTTTCATATAAAGCCTTTCTTACAGCTTCTTTAAAATCTATTCCATCTTTGTCATTATAATAATTATCTACATATCTAGCTGCAATTACCTGACTTAAAGGAAAAGCTTTTGCAAAAATTTTAGCTAAAACTAAAGCCCCTTTCTTAGACTCATCAGTTTCAATTCTAAAAGTTTGTAGTAAAAGTTTCTGTAATAAAACATCCCAATTTGGTATCCCGTAGTCTTTTGAAACACCAGCTCCTAATACCAAAACAAGATTATCCTTCACATAACTTTCTACTAAATTATCGATCTTATTCTTATTGTACACTTCATTACTCTTCAACAAATTTAAATCTCTTTCTATATTAGAATCTAATTCTTCTAATTTATTCCTTACTCCCCTTATATTGGTTTTAAAATCAGTGTTTGACATATAACCCCCCCTTCAAAACTATTTTTTATATGAATTTTTATAAAAATATAAAACTTCTATAATACTGATTTTATATACTACATATTATCCTCAATACTTCATTAACGTGCATAAATTCTAAATCTATCAATTAATTTCATCTTTTATACTAACTTCCATAAGCCAGCCTTCCATTCAAATAAAAAGAACCGCCCCTTCTGGAACGGTTTATCATAATTATATTTAAATTAGAAATTATATAATGTTTTATTATATATGTCGTGCTACTTCATAAGAATTCCAAATAGTAGACATGATATTTCCTGCTTCCAAAGCATCACCAATTAAATGAAGATTAACTATTTCAGTTTCATGTTCTCGATAAAGCTTTTTATCGGATTCAAGACCACTGGCTAAAATAATATTATTTGCAGTAAGATTTTCTTGATTAAAGGAATCATCTATTAATCCAACTCCTTTATCAGTTACTTCAAATAAGCTTTTATTAGTAATAATCTCTACTTTGCTATTATTCAATAAATCAAGAAGCATCTCTTTATTAGCATGTGGAATTTTAATTCCCGATTGCATTAAATCATCTTGTTGTTCTATAATTGTTACCTCATTCCCTCGATTATTTAAAGCTAATGCAGTTTCACACCCAACTAATCCTCCTCCTATGATAACTATTGATTCTTCTAATTCTTTTTCTTTTAATAATGCTTCACTTGCTGTAATTACCTTTTCTTTTTCTATACCACTAATATCTGGTTTAATATAATTAGATCCAGTAGCTACAATTACCTCATTAACTTCTTCTTTTAAATTATCTTCTAAAGTAACTTCTTTATTTAAATGAATTTCTACATTTAATTTATCTAATTGAGTTTCATACCAATCTAATAATCGATGTTCAGCTTCTTTAAATTCCATAGCACTAGCTGCTATTACATGACCGCCCAATTGATCATTCTTTTCATAAAGCATTACCTTATGTCCTTTAAGCGCACAGATACGAGCTGCTTCCATTCCTGCTAATCCTCCACCAACAATAGCTATATCTTTTGTCTCATTTGTTCGCGGAATATCATATTCCTTTTCTCGACCGCAGGCAGGATTTACAGCACAAGATAAAGGCTTTCCAGCAAAAATCCTACCCAAACATCCGTCATGACAAGCTATACAAGGACGAATATCTTCAACTTGATTAGTTCTTACTTTATTAGGCCATTCTGGATCAGTAAGTAAGCCACGACCAATAGCAACCATATCCACAGCTTCGCCTTCTTCGATAGCTTCCATGGCTAACTCTGGGTCATCCATTCTTCCAGCAATTATAAGCGGTACATCTACTTTATCTTGAAGCTGTTTAGTTAAATGTAAATAACAGCCATAGTCTTGATAAATCGGTGGATGAGCCCAATACCAAGCATCATAGGAACCAGCATCAGCAGTAAAAGCATCATAACCAGCTTGTTCAAGAATTCGAGCTGCCCTAAGTCCTTCTTCTACATCACGCCCTTGTTCTTCAAATTCTTCTTCAGGCAAACCACCTTGATTCCAATCCTTTATATAATTTTTGATACTATATCTAAGTTGAACAGGAAAATCATTACCTAAGTTGTCTTTAATATTTTGTACAATTTCCGTAGGGAACCTTAATCTATCCTTTAACTCTCCACCATATTTATCTATTCTATTATTAAATAAATCAATTGTAAATTGGTCTAATAAATATCCTTCATGAACAGCATGAATTTCAACTCCATCAAACCCAGCTTCTTTGGCAGTTTCA includes:
- a CDS encoding outer membrane lipoprotein-sorting protein; this encodes MKKRLIISLILVSFFVGIMTFTTAANFTGDDILTKIYTVRDAKSLKLMARMELYDSNDDKLEYELKWISKNAKIDKSLIKLLAPDDLEGTTFLTKSKEGTSKEMYIYLSALDSLREISDSQQNNSFLKTDFTYNDLAILNRQNYERDYRGVILKETNQKYLLQIIPINADIEYNYGKMWVTKKNWYPVKIKFYDENSKLYKVLTNKQIKKVNGYWIAKQIVMKNYQKGSKTILYLDEIDYDQKIDNQLFRESKLSTINR
- a CDS encoding SIR2 family protein produces the protein MSNTDFKTNIRGVRNKLEELDSNIERDLNLLKSNEVYNKNKIDNLVESYVKDNLVLVLGAGVSKDYGIPNWDVLLQKLLLQTFRIETDESKKGALVLAKIFAKAFPLSQVIAARYVDNYYNDKDGIDFKEAVRKALYENFNPNMETETIKQIAQLCIASGKSSNLDSIITYNYDDILERHLSDLQVDISFKSIYDVGQASHFNGLPIYHVHGLSPVEEDKESKITLTDSRYHQHYTDIYSWNNITQINKFRDKTCLFIGISLTDPNLRRLLDIANIQKGKKGKYHYIIKKYYDREKIKRTISSILEQDKDLLREKKEADLELEEVTNHIANIMENFEEKDALSFQIRTIWIDDFDEIPDILKEIRQKD
- a CDS encoding FAD-dependent oxidoreductase, whose protein sequence is MNDSKLFKPIEINSVEIKNRIAMAPMGIGGLVTQDGCFTKRARDYYIERAKGGTGLIITSVTKVENEIERIKPGIFPVVSANPTRFIKTASEMNEQVHAHGTKIFLQLTLGLGRVADPHILETEPVAPSALPNYWEPNVTCRALTTKEAETLVEKAVQGAETAKEAGFDGVEIHAVHEGYLLDQFTIDLFNNRIDKYGGELKDRLRFPTEIVQNIKDNLGNDFPVQLRYSIKNYIKDWNQGGLPEEEFEEQGRDVEEGLRAARILEQAGYDAFTADAGSYDAWYWAHPPIYQDYGCYLHLTKQLQDKVDVPLIIAGRMDDPELAMEAIEEGEAVDMVAIGRGLLTDPEWPNKVRTNQVEDIRPCIACHDGCLGRIFAGKPLSCAVNPACGREKEYDIPRTNETKDIAIVGGGLAGMEAARICALKGHKVMLYEKNDQLGGHVIAASAMEFKEAEHRLLDWYETQLDKLNVEIHLNKEVTLEDNLKEEVNEVIVATGSNYIKPDISGIEKEKVITASEALLKEKELEESIVIIGGGLVGCETALALNNRGNEVTIIEQQDDLMQSGIKIPHANKEMLLDLLNNSKVEIITNKSLFEVTDKGVGLIDDSFNQENLTANNIILASGLESDKKLYREHETEIVNLHLIGDALEAGNIMSTIWNSYEVARHI